A single region of the Silene latifolia isolate original U9 population chromosome 8, ASM4854445v1, whole genome shotgun sequence genome encodes:
- the LOC141597093 gene encoding uncharacterized protein LOC141597093 produces the protein MGSYKESDPELGYLTKRDTEVKLPRATRVKNKTPASIQITAEQILREARERQEAEIRPPKQKITDSTELADYRLRKRKEYEDLIRRVRWNTGVWVKYAKWEESQMDFERARSVWERALDVDYRNHTLWLKYAEMEMKNKNVNHARNVWDRAVSYLPRIDQLWYKYIHMEEMLGNVAGARQVFERWMQWQPDQQGWLSFIKFELRYNEIDRAQGIYERFVQCHPKVGSWIRFAKFEMKNGDIARARNCYERAVDILADDEEAELLFVAFAEFEEKCKETDRARCIYKFALDHIPKGRAEEVYKKFVAFEKQYGDKEGIDDAIVGKRRFQYEDEVRKNPLNYDNWFDYIRLEESVGIKERVREVYERAIANVPPAEEKRYWQRYIYLWINYALYEELEAEDMERTREVYRECLKLIPHDKFSFAKIWLLAAQFEIRQLNLNGARQILGNAIGRAPKDKIFKKYIEIELQLGNIDRCRKLYEKYLDWSPENCYAWTKYAELERSLCETDRARAIYELAIAQPALDMPELLWKAYIDFEISEGEYENTRALYERLLDRTKHLKVWISYAKFEATAMEDSGAPDMAEEEIQEMLCEKKKLCAQHARRVFERAISHYRVSAPELKEERAMLLEEWLNTEKDFGELGDVASVQAKMPKKLKRRRPLMTEDGPAGFEEFFDYLFPEETQTTNLRILEAAYKWKKQKVSGDDD, from the exons ATGGGTTCGTACAAGGAGTCGGACCCTGAACTAGGGTACCTGACAAAGAGAGACACTGAAGTAAAACTACCACGGGCAACACGGGTCAAGAACAAGACCCCTGCTTCCATCCAAATTACCGCTGAACAAATCTTGAGGGAAGCACGTGAGCGACAAGAGGCTGAAATCCGCCCTCCTAAGCAAAAGATCACTGATTCCACCGAACTTGCGGACTACCGTCTGAGGAAGCGTAAGGAGTATGAGGATTTGATTCGTAGGGTGAGGTGGAATACAGGGGTGTGGGTTAAGTATGCCAAATGGGAGGAGTCGCAGATGGACTTTGAGCGTGCTCGGTCTGTTTGGGAGAGAGCGTTGGACGTTGATTATAGGAATCATACATTGTGGCTGAAATATGCTGAAATGGAGATGAAGAATAAGAATGTGAACCATGCTAGGAATGTGTGGGATCGTGCCGTCTCGTATTTGCCAAGAATAGATCAGTTGTGGTATAAGTACATTCATATGGAAGAGATGCTTGGTAATGTGGCTGGTGCTAGACAAGTTTTTGAAAGATGGATGCAATGGCAGCCTGATCAACAGGGGTGGCTCTCTTTCATTAAGTTTGAGCTACGTTACAATGAGATCGATCGTGCCCAAGGAATATATGAGAGGTTTGTACAGTGTCACCCAAAAGTTGGGTCGTGGATTCGATTTGCAAAATTCGAAATGAAAAATGGGGACATTGCCCGAGCCAGAAATTGCTACGAGAGAGCTGTGGACATATTGGCTGATGATGAAGAAGCCGAGCTGCTGTTTGTGGCGTTTGCTGAGTTTGAGGAAAAGTGCAAGGAGACAGATCGTGCTCGGTGCATCTATAAATTTGCGTTGGATCATATACCTAAAGGACGAGCTGAGGAGGTTTATAAGAAGTTTGTTGCATTTGAGAAGCAATACGGGGATAAAGAGGGGATTGATGATGCCATAGTTGGGAAAAGGAGATTTCAATATGAGGACGAGGTTAGGAAAAACCCCCTTAACTATGACAATTGGTTTGATTACATTCGATTAGAGGAAAGTGTGGGTATCAAAGAGAGAGTTAGGGAAGTATATGAACGAGCGATAGCAAATGTTCCTCCGGCCGAGGAGAAGCGCTACTGGCAACGTTACATTTACTTGTG GATCAATTACGCTTTGTATGAGGAACTTGAGGCTGAGGATATGGAACGAACAAGAGAAGTATACAG GGAATGTCTTAAGTTAATTCCTCATGACAAATTCTCCTTTGCAAAGATCTGGCTGTTGGCAGCTCAATTTGAGATACGACAATTAAATCTCAATGGTGCCCGACAGATATTGGGCAATGCGATAGGAAGGGCTCCAAAAGATAAG ATATTCAAGAAGTACATTGAAATAGAGTTGCAATTGGGAAACATTGACCGGTGCAGAAAACTTTATGAAAAATATTTAGATTGGTCGCCAGAAAACTGCTACGCGTGGACTAAATATGCCGAGCTAGAGAGATCTTTGTGTGAGACGGATAGGGCGAGGGCTATTTATGAACTTGCGATTGCGCAGCCTGCATTAGATATGCCAGAATTGTTGTGGAAG GCATACATTGATTTCGAGATATCTGAAGGCGAATATGAAAATACCAGAGCTCTATATGAGAGACTTCTTGATCGAACAAAGCACTTGAAGGTGTGGATTAGCTATGCTAAGTTTGAAGCTACTGCTATGGAAGATAGTGGGGCCCCAGACATGGCAGAGGAGGAAATTCAGGAAATGCTGTGCGAGAAAAAGAAACTGTGTGCACAGCATGCTAGAC GTGTTTTTGAACGAGCTATCAGTCATTACAGGGTTTCTGCTCCTGAGTTGAAAGAAGAGAGGGCGATGCTCTTGGAAGAGTGGCTGAACACTGAGAAAGATTTTGGTGAGCTTGGAGATGTTGCTTCAGTTCAGGCTAAGATGCCCAAGAAACTCAAGAGGCGGCGCCCTCTAATGACAGAGGATGGTCCAGCAGG GTTTGAAGAGTTCTTTGACTACCTCTTCCCAGAGGAAACTCAGACAACCAATCTGAGGATTTTGGAGGCTGCCTATAAATGGAAGAAGCAGAAAGTTTCTGGTGACGATGATTAG